CGTCCAACGCCGGCATCGAGGGCTCCATCGTGGTGGAGAAGGTGCGCAACTCGAGCGGTAATACGGGCTTCAACGCGGCGACCGAGGACTACGAGGACCTGCTCAAGGCTGGCGTCATCGATCCCACCAAGGTGGTTCGGACGGCGCTGCAAAACGCCGCCTCGGTAGCGGGGCTTATGCTCACCACGGAAGCGATGGTCGCCGAGCGACCCAAGGAGGAGAAGGCCGCGGCCGGCGCAGCACCGGGGGCCGGAGCGGGCATGGACTTCTAGGCCGCAGTCCGGAACCCTGCTGTAGGATCAACACATTCAAGCGCCGGGACTCGGCTCGAGTCCCGGCGCTTGTATTTTTCGGTCAGGACCCGCTCCAGCACGCGTACCGGTATTCGTGCGCGTCCTCGTCATGCTGTCCTCGTCATGCTGCTCGTACGAGGCTAGTAATTGGAGACTAGACGTCCGCGCTGCTCGGCCGGGCGACGTCCCCGTGAGCCTGCGGGTCGTGGGTCTTGGCTCGCGTTCCGGCCGTCTCCGAGCTCAGTGCAGACGGCGGACCAGCGTCGTCGTCGAGGGTCGCGTCGACCAGAGCCAAGAGCTCCGCCTTTGCCTCGAGCAACGTCTGTTCCAACGAACGCGCGTGCCCTACGGCTGCTAGCCGTCCCTGCTCCGCCTCCTGCGATGCGCGCTGCAGGCGCCCACACTCACCGGTTATCTCCTCGTTCCGTACACGCAGCTCCTGCGCTTCGCGCTGCTGTTGCTCGCGACACGCAAACAGCTCCTGCACCTCGCGCTGTCGCCGCTCGTGACGCGCACGCAGCTCGTCCGCCTCACGCCGCCCCTGTTCGTGACGCGCGCGCGCCTCGTCGAATTCGCGCTGTTGCTGCTCGCAGCGCGCCCGGTACTGGGCGGCTTGGTGGCGCTGCTGTTCGTAGCTGGCCTGCAACTGCTCGCTCTGGCGCTGCTGATCCGAGGCGCGCTGGTCGAGCGCAGCGATCCGGGACAGCTGGTTGGCGTTTCGCTTTTGCAGGATCTCGTTCTTCTCCTGCAGCATCCCGTTCACCGTACTCAAGGTTTCCGAGCTGTCGCGCAGCTTTTGGGCGGCCAGGTCAGCGCAAGCGGCGCGTGCGCCGAGGCCGCTGAAGCGAGCCGCCCATGCATCGCACCTGGTCCGCCACGAGCGCTCGGCAGCAGACAAACGCGCCCTAAGGCCCTCACGCTCTCCCTGCAGTCGTGCACAGGCTGCTACCACCTCGTCTACGCCCGCTTCCCCTGAGGCGTTCTTGACTCGCTCGAACAGCGCCTTCAGTTGGCTGCAACGCTGCTGGCTCCTAACCAACTCGACGCTCAATTCCGCGATTCGCGCTCGAGCGTCTGGCTCCTCCAAGCACGACTGGTCGGGTTCGAAGCGCGCATCCACGGCAGGCGCGGGGCCGGTTGTCCCACCAGGCGCAAGTGCTTCGGCGAGCGCGTCCTTCGAAGCGACCAACTCGAGCCGCAAGGCTGCCAGCTCCTGTTCCAGCTGGCTGGTGCGCCGCGTTGCCGCATGCAGCCCCTGCTCGGCCGCCCTGGCTTGCGCCGCCGCCCCATCGCGGGCGCGCTCCAGCTCTGCAATGCGTGGCTCCAGCGCCCGCATCTCGGCCGGGCCGACAGCATCCGTCGAGTCGGCGGACTGGCGTGCGCCCATGCTGCGCAACCACGCTACATCGCCCGACAGCTCATCCAAGCGCAGCAGGAGCTCCACGCGAGCGGCTTCGGTCTCGACGGCGCGAGCCACGGCCTGCTCCTTCTGCCTCCGGAGCCGATCCAGAGCCCGGCTCGACTCGCCGTCGAGGACAACGGTCTCGGCGGGCGTGCGCTGTTCCAGCCGCTCCGCCATGTCGCGAACCAGCGCGCCACGCCGGTCCACCTCTCGCTGCAGTTCACGCAGGCGTGTACCTTGCTCCCTCAGGGCTCGCTCGAGCCGCTCGTGTTCTGAAGAGTCCTCAAGCGACATGGTGTGCACCGCCGACGTGGCCTACTGTAATTGGCTTTTGCAGGCCGGTCCAGCGTCGTGGCCGGCGACCCGCCGGCGACCCCGGAAACGCTCAGGGCCCGCGAGAGACTTGCTCGTCCATTTCGCCGCTTCCGGCCACCGCTGGCTGTCTTGCTCGCTCGAAGTATCCCCGATACTCCTCGTCGTCGCGCTTGGCCAGCGGCACCCGGTCCTCGCCCGGACGTGCAAAGCTGTTCTTTCGCGGGCCACTGGGGGCCCGCAACGCTTTGTCCAGGATGCTGCTAGGCTGACGGCAGTGAGCCACGACAGGAATTCTGCCTTGGTGAACCAGTACTTGCGTGCCGTGCGCCGGCGCGCCTATACGCTCTTGGTCGCGCGCGCGCTGGTGTTCTCCTTGGGTGCGGCAGCGTTGACGTTCGCCATCGCGTCACTGGTGTGCGGCCTGATTCCGACGTCCTTGCGGCTCGCATTCGCGTGGACGGGAGTGGGCCTCGCGGCGCTGCTGGCCGGCTGGATCGGGTGGAGGGGAGCCTGGTCGCTCCGGGGAGAGGGTGTCGCCGGGCTGCTGGCCGTTGTCGATCGCCGGCTGGCATCGCAGACTCGCTCGGCTCTGGAGCTTGCCGGCGCCTCGCCGAGCGGGTTTTCTGCGGGGCTGGCAGCGGCCCACGTGCGAGCAGTGAGCACCGCACTACGGAAGCTGCCTCCAGCTCGGGTAGCTCCGGTTGCCTGGCTGCGACGGCGGGGTGTCTTGGCGGCAGCAGCTGCACCGTTCGCGACCGCGATCCTCGTAGGTGCGCTGGATCATGCCCGCGCTGGCGCCGCGACGCTGCTGACCGCAGGCCTCGGAGCTGCCGCAGCACCGCTGGCAAGAGGCTTCATCGAGCAAACCAGGGTGCGGCTCGTCTACCCCAGCTACCTGGGTCGGCCCAATTCGACCCTGATCGACCCCACGTTGATCGAAGTGCCCCATGGGACGACCATCCTGCTCACCGTACGGCCACGCATCGCGGTGAGCGCGGGCGAGCTGCGGATCGGCGAGCAGCGGCTGCAGCTGCGCGTGGCAAGCGACGGGCGGTTGCAGGGCGAGTTCGTCGCGGACAAGGACGCCGCGTTGCATTTCCGACTGAAACGTGGCGTGGAGTGGCTGAGCGATGGGCTCGAGCGACATGTCCGCGTGGTCAGGGATCAAGCACCCCGACCCCGGATCGAGTCCCCCGAGAATTCGAGCCTCGTGGAGCTCGAGGAACCGATTCCGATCGAGTTCGTTGCTGAGGACGATACGGGCGTGGCGAGCGTCGAGCTGGTCGTGCGGTTGCCCAGCGGGCGCCTGCTGCGCCGGCCCCTGTGGTCGGAACAGGGAACCCATCCGGCGCGACGACGCGTGCGCGGACAAGACACGCTCCGGCTGGCGGACATGGGCGCAAACCCGGGTGACACGCCCTTGCTCTGGCTCGAGGCGCGCGACGGCGACGAGGTGACAGGGCCCAACGTTGGCCGTTCGGAAACCGTGGCACTCGAAGTCGCCAGTGCGATCAGTCGCCGGACCCAGCATCTGGAGCGATTGCAGCGCATCGTCTCACAGATGCTGGACACGCTGGCGGATCGGCTGGAAAACCCGGTTGCTGGATCACCACAAACGCTGCGCAACCGTTTCAGAGCGCTGCAAAGCGCCACGCAAGACTGGCTGAGGGCGCTCGGACGGCTCAGTGGACAGCTCGAGGACCAGGACCTCGGCATGGGACTAGCCGTGCGTCTGCGAGAGGTGCTCCGCCGGCAGCGACGGTCGCTGCGCTCGGAGAGCCTATCGCAGCGGCGGCCGCCTGGATCGCTGCAAGAAGCGCGGAAACAGGACGCCACGTCGATACAAACACTCGAAACAGACACGCTTCTGCTCGCCGACCTGCTCATGCAGGCTCGGCTGAAGGACGCCGAGGCGCTCGCCCGGGAGCTCGCATCCGCCCGGGATCGGCTCAAGGAGCTTCTGGCTCGCTACCGAGCTGCCAAGACCCCGGAAGCGCAGCGCGCCGCGTTGGCCGAGCTGGCCAGACTGCAACGAAACCTGAGACTGCTAGGGAACAAGATCCAGCAGATGGCTCGTCGCATACCGGGCGAGTTCATCAACGTGGACGCGCTACCCAAGGAGGCCACTGCGGACGCCGCCAGGCAGCTTCGCGAAGCGATCGAACAGGGTGATATGAAGGCAGCGCAACAAGGCTTCGACAACCTTGCGAGCCGGATCGAACGCCTCGGACGCTTGCTGGGTGACTCAAGCGACGGCTACGCGAGGGCTCGCTTCGGACCGCACGACCGAGCGATGTCCGAAGCTCTGGATCGACTGGCGCTGCTGGCGGCCGAACAGGGTCGGCTCGCAGGCGCAAGCGCGGACGTGCTGCAGGACGCATTGGGGCGTCTGGGGAGCATGCCCATTCCGAAAGCCGCCAAGCGCGATCTGAGCGGGCGCCTGGACAGCGTTGATCGGAGCCTGGCGAAGCTCGCGGGCGGCGGTCTCGCGGACTCCGATCGGCGTGTCATGGAACGACTCAGGCGGCGTTTGGCGGACACCCGTGCAGCCCTGGGCACCGAAGATCTGGGCGCAGCCCGCCAGATGGCCGCCGAGGCGCGCAGCGATATGGAAGGGCTGGACAGAAGCCTGCAGATCGAAGCCCAGATGTTCGGCGGACACCGCGGTGCTACCGCGCGCAACGCGCGCCACGCCGCCGAGGCGACCCGCCGCATGCGGGCGCTCGAACGACAGCTGAAGGGGCTCACGCCGGATGCGTCGCGGCTGCTGGACGAAGGCGACCGCCGGAGGGCACGCGCCAACCTGAAGGCCCAGCGCAACGCGCGCGTCGCTGCGCGGAAGCTTGCGGAGCGGTTTGAAACGGGACCCAACAACGCTCCCCTGTCCGAAGACGCCGCCGGGGCGCTGCGGGATGCTCGACAAGCCATGTCGCGAGCGGAGGCATCCCTCGACGCCGGAGAGGTACAAGACGCACTGCGCGCGCAGCGACGGGCCGAGGACGGCCTGACGCGACTGCAACGCCGCCTGGCGCGCAATTCGCGCAGGTCGGGCGGCGGCGATGGACATGGATACGACGCAGCGGACTCCGGTGAACGCGTGCTCATTCCCGGCGCGGACCAGGGCTCGGGACCCGACGAGCTGCGCCGGCGTCTACTCGAGGCCATGAAGGAGTCCGCACCCAGCGCTTACCGGGGAGCGGTTTCGCGCTACTATCAAGAGTTGCTGCGTTGACCTTGGCAAGAGCCCACCCCGGCGTGCTGGTGGCCGTGTCGCTTCTTGGCGTGCAGGTCGCGGCTGCCCAAACCCCGGCTTCGCTGGTCGAAACCGTGAGGCAGATCGACGCGCAGCTGGGCGCCCAGCATCCCAACAACGCTCAGGATGTCCTTGCAGCGGCCGATCCCGAACATCGACGGCATCCTCACCTGCTCTACCGCGAATCCATGGTCCATTTCATGCTGGGCCGCTACCAGCAGGCCCTGGCGGTGATGGACCGGGCCCTTGCGGCGTCCGCGGACGGCGACCCGGAGTGGCAGGGCATGCGCGAGCTTCTAGCAGAAACGCTCGAGGTCAACAGTCGTTTGCTGGAGGAACGTTCGACGGACGAGCGGTTCGTCGTGAGGTATGCACCCGGGGCAGATCGCTACCTGGTGCCTTACGCGCTGCAGGTGCTGTCCGCCGCGGACGGCGTGCTGAGTGCCTTCTTCGGGCAGCGCGTGCCTGGGCCCATTCGCCTGGAGATCTATCCTACGCCTGCAGACCTCGCGCGTGTTTCCAGCCTCACGGTGGCGGATATCGAGCGCACGGGAACCATCGCGCTCAGCAAATGGAACCGGCTGATGATCGCTTCACCCCGGGCTCTCGTTAGGGGCTATCCATGGATGGACACGATCGCACACGAGTTCGTGCATCTGGTGTTGGGCTACGTGTCTCGCAACCAGGCTCCCGTGTGGTTGCAGGAGGGCATCGCGAAGCTGCTCGAACAAAGTTGGCGCACGGGAGCCGCCGAGCTGCAGCTTCACCCCGCTTCCAAAGGCATCTTGGCTGCCGCGTTGCGTGACGACAAGCTGCTGGCGTTCGAGCAGCTGCACCCTTCGATCGCTCTGCTCGACTCGCAAAACGAGGCGGCACTGGCATTCGCGCAAGTTGCCACGTTCATGCACTTTTTCGTGGAACGCGCCGGCGCGGGCGCCATACGCTCGGCGGTGTCCGCGATCGCTCGAGGTGTAGACGCCAAGCGCGCCTTCGCCGATGTCGTGAGCATCCCATGGAAGCGACTCGAGTCGCTTTGGCGGGAGCGGCTCGAGGAATCCTCGGCCTCCGGCTCCACCGCCCCGCGCAAGCTCGCTCTGCGGTTTCGGCGTGGCGAGGGTCCCGTTGACGAAAGCTCGGACGTCCTCGTAAAGCGAGCCCGCCGCCACTTGCGACTGGGCGATCTGCTATGGGAGCGCGGTCGCGTTCTCGCTGCAAGCCTGCAATACGACAAGGCGCTCGCGCACGCCCCCGACAACCCCATCATTGCTTCTCGCCTCGCACGCTGCTCGTTGGCCGCCGAGGATCCGGTTCGCGCGGAGCGTGCAGTGAGCAAGGTCATTGCTCGGCATCCAGACCACGCACCGTCGCAGGCGCTTCTCGGAGCTGCACGGCTGGCCAAGGGTGATCGGGTAGGTGCACGCGACGCGCTAAAGGCAGCGATCCGGCTCAATCCGTTCGATCCGCAGCCTCACTGCGACTTGGCACGCGTTGCCGATAGTGAGCAGGAGCGTGGTCTGGAGGCACGTGCCTGTGCTGGCCTGGGAGGTCGCTAGCCGCTACGCTGCCCCCGATCCGATGGCGAAAGGCGGTGAGACAGCGCAGGCCGGCTACGGCACCGAGCTCGAAGAAGGTACGCAGGGCGGCAAAGAAGCCCTGCACCAGGTACCGGCGCACCCCAACGACAGCACGCAGCCCACGAGAAGAAGCGACCGCACCGATGCTGCCAGGGACGGCCGGGCAGCGGCTGCCGGCGACGACGCCGAGCTCGTGACGCTGCTGGCGCAGGCCAGGCAGGACGTCCTCGCTCAGCTCCGCAGGAGGATCATCGGTCAGCAAGGCGTCGTGGACCTGCTGCTGACGGCGCTGTTTGCGCGGGGTCACGGCCTGTTCGTCGGCGTGCCCGGCCTCGCCAAGACATCCCTGGTGACATCGCTGGCGCAGGTTCTGTCGCTGGAGTCGAATCGGATCCAGTTCACACCCGACTTGATGCCCAGCGACATCACGGGCACCGAGGTCTTGGAGCAGGACGCAGTCAGCGCGACACGTACGTTCCGTTTCATACCAGGACCCATCTTCACGAATATCCTGCTCGCCGACGAGATCAACCGGACTCCACCGAAGACACAAGCGGCGTTGTTGCAGGTGATGGAGGAAGGCCGGGTAACCGTGGGCGGAAGAACCTATCGCCTTCAGGCGCCCCATTTGGTATTTGCGACGCAAAACCCGATTGAACAGGAGGGCACCTACCCGCTGCCCGAAGCTCAGCTTGACCGCTTTCTGTTTCAGATCGACGTGGATTACCCCAACGCCGACGAGGAATGCGAGATCGTGCAGCGCACCACATCCTGCGGCGAACCTGCCCTGAAGCCGGTTCTTGCGCGGGCTCAGATACTCGAGCTGCAGGGGCTGGTACGACGGGTACCCGCGGCGCAGCATGTGGTCGCCCACGCCGTTGCCCTGGTGCGTGCCTCACGCCCAGGCGAGCCACAGGCACCGAAGACGGTAAAGGACTTCGTTGCTTTCGGTGGCGGACCACGCGCTTGCCAGGCGCTGGTGCTGGGAGCCAAGGCGCGTGCGGTGCTGAACGGACGCTTCGCGGCCGACACCGAAGACCTGAGGGCCCTGCTTCGACCATCGCTGAACCATCGCCTCGTGCTCAATTTCCGCGCGGAGGCCGAAGGCGTGGGTGTGGGTCACATCGTAGACGAGCTACTGGCCGCGGTGCGGCCCTAGAGCGGCGCTCTATAGTGCCTCGACAAAGGAGTCCTCGACTCGACCCCGACGTAGCACGCCGCGTTGCCCACCTGCGGCTGCGAGCGGAGCATACGGTAGCCGGGATTCTGTCCGGCATGCACAAGAGCCCGCATCGTGGCGCCAGTGCGGTTTTCGTCGAGCACCGCGACTACCGGCCGGGAGACGATCCAAGGCGCATCGACTGGCGCGTTTACGCGCGCAACGATCGTCATGTGATCAAACACTTCGAGCAAGAGACGCAGCTTTGTGCGACGTTGGTGCTGGATCGGTCTGGATCGATGAGCTACGGCCCCGAGCATCGGGGCCAAAGCAAAGCCGAATACGCCGCCACGTTGTTGGCGGCGACGGCCTTGATCTTGCTCAAGCAGGGGGATGCGGTAGCGGCCTGCGCCATCGATGGCTCGCTACGCCAGCAGATTCCCGCACGGCGCCGGCCAGGCCACCTGCAGGATCTGCTGGTGCTGCTCAGCAAACCGGCGCCGGAAGGAGCCCCCACCAAGCTGAGCGTCGCACTGCGCGAGGTCGCGGAGATGGCGCGCACGCGTGGCGTGGTGGTCTTCGCCAGCGATCTGCTCGACTTCGAAGACGCCGCGCTCGAGGGTCTATCCCTGCTCAGAGCACGTGGTCACGACGTGATCGTATTGCACGTGCTGCACGGCGACGAGGTCACGTTTCCTTTTGGCGACCCCGTGCAATTCGAGGGGCTGGAACAAGAGCCTGGCCTCACGACCGACCCCAGCCGGTTGCGCGCGGATTACCTGGCTCAGATGCGTCGCTTCCTGGACACGAGCCGTGTCCAGTGCAGCGCCAGAGGCGTGCGCTACACCCTGGCCCGAACGGACCATCCGCCTGAACGGGTTCTCGCGCGAGCGCTGGGACGACCTAGGGGGGGCCGATGGGTCTAGAAACGCCCCTTGCCCTGATGGGCCTGGCGGCGATGGCGATCCCCTTCTTGATTCATCGCATGCGCCAGCGTGAGCTGCCCAGGCAGCCTCTGCCTTCCATAGCGCTGCTGCGGCTGGCCCACCAGAGCCAGCGGCGCAAACGACGTTTGTCGGACCTCGCGCTGCTGGCGAGTCGCCTTTCGCTGCTAGCTCTGGCGTGCGTTGCCGTTGGCGGTCCTTTCGTGCTCCGGCATGTGGCCTGGGGACAGGGCGAAGTGGTGAGCCTCGCCCTGGTGCTCGACAATTCGCTTTCGATGCAGCGTCCCGGCAGCGACGGCAGCTTGCTCGACGGCGCAGTAGCACGGGCCAGGGCCGTGGTTCGATCACTTCCCGAAGGCTCTCAGGTGGCGCTGGTGGCGGCCGCCCAACCCGCCCGCATCGTGGTCGGTCGCACGTCGAACCTCGCGCTCGCCCTGGACGCCCTGTCGCCCGAGCGGCTCGTGACCCACGCGGGTACCGATCTCCCCCGGGCCGTCGAGATGGCACGGCGACAGCTCGCCTCGGCGCGGCATGGCGATCGCCGGATGCTGATCCTGTCCGATTTCGCCAAGCACACGCGACCGGAGCGCATCGCGTGGCCTGGCGACGGAACCACGGTCGAATTCGAGCGCTTGCGCCCGATGGCCTCCGACCTCGGCAATCTGTGGGTCGAGGACGCGCGCGCAGCGGAGGATCCATCCGTGCCCAACCGCGTCTCCGTGGCCTTTGAAGTTCGGGGTCAGGGACGCCTTGCAGCGAGTTTCGATGCGCTGCTCATGTATGAAGAAAGAACCCTGGCCAAGGCCCACCTGACTCTCGTCCACTCACGGGCCAAGGGCATACTGCATGCGTCGCTGCCGGAGATGGGCGGCAATCC
The window above is part of the Pseudomonadota bacterium genome. Proteins encoded here:
- a CDS encoding tetratricopeptide repeat protein translates to MTLARAHPGVLVAVSLLGVQVAAAQTPASLVETVRQIDAQLGAQHPNNAQDVLAAADPEHRRHPHLLYRESMVHFMLGRYQQALAVMDRALAASADGDPEWQGMRELLAETLEVNSRLLEERSTDERFVVRYAPGADRYLVPYALQVLSAADGVLSAFFGQRVPGPIRLEIYPTPADLARVSSLTVADIERTGTIALSKWNRLMIASPRALVRGYPWMDTIAHEFVHLVLGYVSRNQAPVWLQEGIAKLLEQSWRTGAAELQLHPASKGILAAALRDDKLLAFEQLHPSIALLDSQNEAALAFAQVATFMHFFVERAGAGAIRSAVSAIARGVDAKRAFADVVSIPWKRLESLWRERLEESSASGSTAPRKLALRFRRGEGPVDESSDVLVKRARRHLRLGDLLWERGRVLAASLQYDKALAHAPDNPIIASRLARCSLAAEDPVRAERAVSKVIARHPDHAPSQALLGAARLAKGDRVGARDALKAAIRLNPFDPQPHCDLARVADSEQERGLEARACAGLGGR
- a CDS encoding MoxR family ATPase, translated to MVWRHVPVLAWEVASRYAAPDPMAKGGETAQAGYGTELEEGTQGGKEALHQVPAHPNDSTQPTRRSDRTDAARDGRAAAAGDDAELVTLLAQARQDVLAQLRRRIIGQQGVVDLLLTALFARGHGLFVGVPGLAKTSLVTSLAQVLSLESNRIQFTPDLMPSDITGTEVLEQDAVSATRTFRFIPGPIFTNILLADEINRTPPKTQAALLQVMEEGRVTVGGRTYRLQAPHLVFATQNPIEQEGTYPLPEAQLDRFLFQIDVDYPNADEECEIVQRTTSCGEPALKPVLARAQILELQGLVRRVPAAQHVVAHAVALVRASRPGEPQAPKTVKDFVAFGGGPRACQALVLGAKARAVLNGRFAADTEDLRALLRPSLNHRLVLNFRAEAEGVGVGHIVDELLAAVRP
- a CDS encoding DUF58 domain-containing protein, coding for MPRQRSPRLDPDVARRVAHLRLRAEHTVAGILSGMHKSPHRGASAVFVEHRDYRPGDDPRRIDWRVYARNDRHVIKHFEQETQLCATLVLDRSGSMSYGPEHRGQSKAEYAATLLAATALILLKQGDAVAACAIDGSLRQQIPARRRPGHLQDLLVLLSKPAPEGAPTKLSVALREVAEMARTRGVVVFASDLLDFEDAALEGLSLLRARGHDVIVLHVLHGDEVTFPFGDPVQFEGLEQEPGLTTDPSRLRADYLAQMRRFLDTSRVQCSARGVRYTLARTDHPPERVLARALGRPRGGRWV
- a CDS encoding DUF4175 domain-containing protein, translated to MSHDRNSALVNQYLRAVRRRAYTLLVARALVFSLGAAALTFAIASLVCGLIPTSLRLAFAWTGVGLAALLAGWIGWRGAWSLRGEGVAGLLAVVDRRLASQTRSALELAGASPSGFSAGLAAAHVRAVSTALRKLPPARVAPVAWLRRRGVLAAAAAPFATAILVGALDHARAGAATLLTAGLGAAAAPLARGFIEQTRVRLVYPSYLGRPNSTLIDPTLIEVPHGTTILLTVRPRIAVSAGELRIGEQRLQLRVASDGRLQGEFVADKDAALHFRLKRGVEWLSDGLERHVRVVRDQAPRPRIESPENSSLVELEEPIPIEFVAEDDTGVASVELVVRLPSGRLLRRPLWSEQGTHPARRRVRGQDTLRLADMGANPGDTPLLWLEARDGDEVTGPNVGRSETVALEVASAISRRTQHLERLQRIVSQMLDTLADRLENPVAGSPQTLRNRFRALQSATQDWLRALGRLSGQLEDQDLGMGLAVRLREVLRRQRRSLRSESLSQRRPPGSLQEARKQDATSIQTLETDTLLLADLLMQARLKDAEALARELASARDRLKELLARYRAAKTPEAQRAALAELARLQRNLRLLGNKIQQMARRIPGEFINVDALPKEATADAARQLREAIEQGDMKAAQQGFDNLASRIERLGRLLGDSSDGYARARFGPHDRAMSEALDRLALLAAEQGRLAGASADVLQDALGRLGSMPIPKAAKRDLSGRLDSVDRSLAKLAGGGLADSDRRVMERLRRRLADTRAALGTEDLGAARQMAAEARSDMEGLDRSLQIEAQMFGGHRGATARNARHAAEATRRMRALERQLKGLTPDASRLLDEGDRRRARANLKAQRNARVAARKLAERFETGPNNAPLSEDAAGALRDARQAMSRAEASLDAGEVQDALRAQRRAEDGLTRLQRRLARNSRRSGGGDGHGYDAADSGERVLIPGADQGSGPDELRRRLLEAMKESAPSAYRGAVSRYYQELLR